GAGATACATCTTGATACATAATTGCTTCACCTGTGGCGAGTAAGCCCACTGACGGTAGGATTCGAGGAACTGACGAGTGCAGTGCTTACACTTGTAGCATTGTCTGCCTCGACGATCACCGTTTTTAGCCGTTTGACTTGAGTGACATTGAGGACATTTCATTGTTGAGTCGATGAACATTTCATCCCTCTATTCTTCCACTTCAGCATTACTCTTTCAGCAACGCCGATGGAAGTTATCCTAAAATGCTTCTCGGGAGTGCCTTGACCCGCCCAATCTAGCAAAGCGGTTCCCAGTTGCGGTCGCTTGAGCTGTGTTGACAACGTTTTCGGTCTAAACTCCAGTAAGCATGACAAACACGAGAACCGTCGCGTTCAATCTATCAAATTAGTGAATTCGTTCAAAAACTTATGACAGAAGAACCTCTATCTGGGGGACGATTTGATCAATGAGCCAAATCAAGTACAAATAGAATGCTAAATCTCATAAAGATTGTATTCAATGAAACTGAATAATTTTACGAAACGGCTTTCCATTGTAGGACGCTGGATAGCAACAACTCTGTTTTGTCTGTCAGCGATCACCTTCGTTTGGCAAGGTGCGTTTTTCTCAAACACCGCCGCAATGGCTTCTCCTGCTGCAAGCTTGATCGCATCGACAGACGCGGGCGATCAGGTTCAAGAAAAAGCAAGTGTTGATGCTGGCCGAGCCAAAAATTTCATCGAGGATACGAAAGATAAGGTTAAGGAAACTGCAAATAAAAATGCCGCTCGCGTTGATCAAGCAACGGATAACGATGGTAGTTTCGTTGAGCGCAAAGCCAAGAGAGATAGGGATCGAATTGAGCAAAGAGCAGAGGAAGATGCGGCTCGAACTAAAGAAGCAGTAGACAATACAAAGAATGCTGTTGAGCGCACTGTTGATAGCATCAAGGAGGTTTTTAAGAATTAAAAAATAGATATATAGATTGAAAAGTCAATGTACATTGCTTTATTCATGGCATCTAATTAAACCTGAATGAGCGATGTACATTGATTGACTTTTGTAATTCTTCCGGACTTGATTGTGGGAAATGTGGATTGAGGCGCTCTCTACCTCATTTCTTCTCTCCAAAACCTTTGGCCTTGGTGGAAATCGTGACAGCAGTAGTAGGAGCCATTAAGTCATCGGGTCGAATTTGGAAATAGAGTAGGGTTTGCAGCAGAATCTTTTCGATTTTAAAGCGATCACGTTCATCAACGTTTACGGGATAATCTCAGGAATTTTGCTACCGCAGGCGAGCGCATAGTTTAATTTTGTAGATCTGACTTAAATTACAGATCTACGATGTTGCTGATTCAGGGTATGAACCGATAGCTTAAAGCTGTGAAAACTCGTTTGGTATTTGGAAGAATCATACCTCTGAGTAGCGCCAACGACGGTAGGATTCGAGGAACTGACGACCGCACTGCTTGCACTTGTAGCATTGTCTTCCTCGACGGTGCCCGTTTTTAGCTGTTTGAGTTGAGTGGCATTGAGGACACTGCATCCCTCTATTGTACCGACTCTAGCATTACACCTTCAGCAACGCCTCGTAGTCATAAGTGATCTAACCTCCTGTCTGGAGTAAACCACTGCTTGTCTGTGCAAACTTAGACCTCTGGTGCGTTTTTACTGGTGAGACTTAAAGACAACAACTGCAAATCAAGATTGCTTGTCCAAGTCTCCACGAGTTTTATCTATATACGCTTTTCCTACCTTTAAATACTCCTTAACGGCATCCGCGTGTAATTGTGCAGCTTTAGAGTGTTCCTCTGCTGATTTCACGTACAGTTCTGTGGAGTTTGATTTGTTTTCTGGGATTGCCTGAGCGAATTCTTGGGCTAATCGAGCGTGTTCCTGTATTGTCTTACCGTATTCTTCGATTAACTTCCCCTCTTCTTCTGCGCCCTGGCTCAGATCCTTGAGAACGTTCCCGCAGTTTTCGACTGACTTGCCATGTTTTTCTGACAAGCTGGCGTGTTTGTGTGCCGCCTTTGCGTTTTCATCTGAAATTTCATGCATGAGTCATCTTCCTCTTAGCCTGAGAATCGATCTGTTAGACATTCAAATCGTTTGATTTTAATACTTGTCTGCCTTAGCGATCGTCTGGCTTAAGATTGATGTGCGCTTATGTGTTAATCGCGACTTGCAGGGGTTAATGTTGAGCCGGCTTTATTATTAAATTGTTTCAAATTGTCCGTTATATTTGTAAGCCTTCAAGGGGTTCGGTAATGCCCGATCTGCGCTGATTGAGCAGGCATTACCGGCTACTTACTTAGCGCTTATACCTGCCCAGATTTTGACTTCTCCGGACTTGCACTATTACTGTGAGCGGTCTTTCCGTTTTTACCATTTGTATGGCCATTGCCGTTACGCGGTTGAATCACCCCATAACCGCCGTGGTGTTTTCGTTCGTATATGACGTTAATCTCCCCGCTTTCGGCGTTGCGGAACATATAGAAGTCATGATCGATGACCTGTAGCTGTTCTAAGGCTTCAGCAATCGTCATTGCCGGCATGGCGAAATACTTTGTCCGTACCACTTCGCTGGGAAGTTCGGCAGTGCGATCACCAATTAGATCGGCCACCACTTGCTCTTGTTCCGGAACCTCTACACTAGCGGTTGGTTGAACGTTTGTTTTTTGCTCGTGGCGTTTTTCTTTATATTTACGCAACTGCCGAGCGATTTTATCCGCGACTAAATCGATGCTGGCATACAAGGTTTCGCTGCTTTCTTCGGCGCGGATCACCGTTCCGTTAGCGTAGATTGTCACTTCAGCTGCTTGATTCGGGGTGATCCGAGGATTTCGAGCTACTGACAGATGCACATCCACTTCCATTGTCAAGTTCTGAAAGTGACTCACCGCTTTCTCAATCTTTTGATTGACGTACTCACGAATCGCGTCGGTGATTTCAATATTTTTGCCGTGGATAACAAGCTTCATATTCTATCTTTCCGCTGAATTCCCCATCTGTGGTAAAGGTGTAAGGCAGAAGGTGGAATTAATTGTTTTTCCTTCATCCTTCATCCTTTCAGGGTGGGGGGAAAGCGGGGCGGATATTACCGCTTCCCTTGATCCAATGGTTTCGCCCGTTTTCAGGGACTTTTTGTCAAAACCGGAGCTGAGAATGTTGGTAATTCTCTGCTATCAAGGCGTTGGGGTTGAATCCCATTTTTACTGTGTCTGTCTTCGCTTGCGCCACCCTGAGAAAGAGGATTGGCTTTTTGTCCGGCAAGAGTGAAGTCGCCGGCGATGCGTCGCTCTTTTGTGTCCTCAGGCGTTCGACCTTGAAGGGTTATGAATCAACCAGGGCAGATTCTTCTACTTGCAACCAGCTCTCCTCAGCGCATTAAGAAGGGGTTGTTCCAACCAAGTCATCTCCTCGATAAATTAACCTACATACACCCTATCACTTTGTATTCTGGAGAACAGAGACTTTTGGTTTCTCTTCAAAATCTGTTGCATTCCTTGAAAAATCGTGATGTCATTCTATTGACTCTTGCCTGAATTTACGTCAAATTCCTCTTGATTTTTTGCATGGATTCGACTATTTTCTCAATTTCCACCGAACACCCTGAGCCGCACCCCTCTCGTTGTTGGTTATATAACGAGGCACAAGTTCCTTACTCGGTTGCCTGGAGGTGGCAGCAGTCACTGGTGGCAGCACGCCGCGACAACCCTGAATTAGAAGATGTTTTGATTTTGCTGGAGCATCCGCCGGTGTACACGCTGGGACAAGGCGCGAGTTTGGACTTTCTCAAATTTGACCCCACCGGCACCGAGTTTGAAGTACACCGGGTTGAGCGGGGGGGTGAAGTGACTTACCATTGTCCCGGACAGTTGGTTGGCTATCCGATTCTCAATTTGCGCCGGCACCGGCAGGACTTGCACTGGTATTTGCGTCAGCTAGAAGAAGTTTTAATCCAAGTCTTAGAAACTTACGGACTTAAAGGCGAACGGGTTGCCGGTTTTACAGGCGTTTGGGTGGAAGGACGCAAAGTTGCAGCTATTGGCATTAAAGTTAGCCGGTGGATTACTATGCACGGGTTTGCCTTAAATGTCTGTCCTAGCTTAAAAGGCTTTGAGCGCATTGTCCCTTGCGGAATTTCCGATAAGCCGGTGGGCAGTTTGGCACAATTTATTCCCGGCATTGAGTTAGACTCAGTGCGTCAAGACGTGGCTGCCGGTTTTGCTAGAGTGTTTAACTTGCAATTGATTGAGCAACAGGCTCGTGATCAATTGTTTTGATGGCAGCAAAGATCAAACGCTTGAGTGTAAATTTTTTTTAACAGCAGTGGTGCCGGTAAAAAATTTAACAAAGAATTTTAACAGTTCTTTATTGTTCCAAATTTCTTAAGGATGGGGCTGCCGGTAAATTTTCTAAAAATTTACACGCCGCAAATCGCTGAAATCCAGTCCGATTCTTGACTTACCCGTTTACAGTCAATCTCAAATTGAAAATTGAAAATTAATCTGCGGTAAAATGGCCTCTAAACATTGTTCAAAATTGCCCGAACACTGAGTGCCAGTAGTTTCTGATACAGAATGCCCTTAAACCGGCTTGCTGATTATCAGTGTGGGGAGGGTGCATCTACTGGCTGGAACTTTATTGAATAAGACAGCAAACCTAAGATTGTTAAGAGCGCTCTTGGCTCAATACCATTCTTTTGTTTTGTTTGATGTTAATTCTTGTTAAAAACTTGTTTTTTTGTGGTCGAAGCTGGGACGAAAGCATCCGGATTTTGACGACATTGCAGACAAGCAAGAAGCAACTGTTTCCAGCCTAAAAATCCATGTTGAAGCCGGCTGTGATTCAGCAAAGTTGCTTTAGCAGTGCTGCGGCGAGTTGTGAGAGCCTTCCCCAATTATGAGTACATCAATTGACCGCGTTGACTCAGCCTTAGCTGAGCTAGTTCGTTTCAGTTTGCGAGCGTTGGCGTCTAAACCGGCCAGACGTTTGCGGCACTTCTTGGGAAAAGAATCGCAAGGCGGGACAGAGGAGCGAACCCGCACACTGAGCAGTGCCGGTGCCGGAATTGCCAGCTACGCCGCGCCCCTATCACCCCTAAGAGAACGAGACACAACCGCCTTGGCAGACTTGTTTGAGCGAGAGGATCTCGATGAAATTGAAGCAGATGTTAGCATTCATCTGCACTGGTTATGGCCTGAGCCTTGTTGGGAAGAGGAACCGTTGGACTTTTTTTTAGAAGAGTCTTTTTAAAGAGGCTAGGAGAGAGGGAGAGAAATACATTTCATCCCTCATCCATAGCGTTCTTGTGGGCGTAGCTTTGGCCGATTCCCCTAAAACGGAATTTCATCAAGGCTAGAATCTGAATCGCTCTCAGCACTGGGCGGCGTCGAGGCGGGACGTGTTGCCGGCGGTGGAGTTTGGGGATTGGCAGCAGGAGATTGCTGCCATGAGGGCTTTGATTCCCCGCCGGTTGGGGCGTCGCTCCAGCGAGGTGCGGGAGTTGCTGGAGTCCGTGAACCCAAGGGCACCACGTTGCTAGGGGCAGATGCGGGAGCGGCAGGAGCGGTGAAGTCGGCATTCGCCCCTAGGCTGTGTATCCGTTGAGCGGTTAACTCAGCGCGTTTTTCCTTAAACCCTTCAGGCCGGTCAATGGTATTCATATTCAACCGGCCTTCAATCACAACCCGATCGCCCTGGTGATAGCGTTCTTGGATTTCTTGGGCCAGATTTCCCCATCCCACCACCTTCAAGGTTGCCGGTGGATCTTCTGCACGGCTGCCGGGAAACTGCACCAGCATCTCAGCAATGGGGATTTGGTTGTCAGGAGTGTAGCGCAATTGCGGATCTTGAATAATTTCCGCCATCAAAATGCAGCTGTTCATAAACGAGCGTGTTCCTCTTGCAGTGGCTAGCGATTAACTTTTCTGATACATCAATCCTTACCTCAAGTTTAGTATGGGCTTGCCGGTCACGACTCTTGCTCGATAAACACCTGAATGCGGTTGCGGTAATTCCGCAAGGTTTCATCCACCCATTCTGGACTGTTGCTGTTGGCAAAAATGTGTACCAATGGTTCACCGGCATCGGGCAAAATTAACACCCAATTATCCCGAATCCGATCAAAAACCTTCACCCCATCGACTAACTCCAAACTATCCGTTGAGTGGATTTCCACCAGATGGCGCATCAAAGCCCCTTTAATCGTCCAAGGGCAGCGCATGGTATAGGAGCGATGGACAACGCGGGGCAATTCCGAGCGAATTTGGGCCAGGGAACGCTCTTGCAACCTCAGCATCTCAATTAACTTGGCAATGCAGAACATCGCATCAAACCCTGGATGCAGTTGCGGGAAAATAAAACCCATCTCGCCACTGCCGCCCAAAACCACATTCGGATTCATCTGACACGCCTCCATTAAGGCGGTGGGATTGGCTTTCGTGCGAATCACTCGACCGTCGTGCCGGCGGGCAATTTGCTCAACCGCACTTGAGGTGTGAATCGGCACCACCACCGCCGCCCTGGGATTTGCAGTCAAAATCATATTCACCATCATTGCGGTCAGCATTTCCCCACGAATGGGGCTGCCAGATTCATCGACGAGAATGAGCTGTTCCCCATTGGCAGATACCTGGACGCCAAAATTAGCCCTGAGCGCTTCCACCACATGACCCAGTTGAATGAGCAGGCTCTCCCGGTCGTCTGTAGAGGGTGCGCTTTGGTTAAGACTGGCATTGAGTACCACTGCATCACAGCCAAATTTGGCCAGCAACTGCGGCAGTACGGCTCCAGAAACCGCATAAACATAGTCAATGACCACTTTGGCGCGACTGTGGTGAATTGCTTCTGTATTAAGATTCTTTTCAAAGGCCGTGCTGTAAAGATCGATCACTTGACTGGGGTAAGCCATGTGGCCGATTTCATGAATCTGTGCCCGCCGGAAGTCTTCTTTGAAATAAGCCCCCTCTATTTTTTTCTCGCGGGCTTTGGTGATATTAATGCCGTTCTCATCAAAGAATTCTATCAACAGGGAATCAGCCCGGTCGGGGTGTACGCGCACATGAATGCCACCGGCAACGGATAAGGTGGGCACAACTGTGCGGGTTACAGGAATCGCTGTGGCTTCTAGGTTTTGGATATTGGTTCCTACAGACATTAAACCGGCAATCAGCGACCGGGAAACCATGCGCGAGATACTGCGCTGATCGCGGGATACGGCGACATTGGCACCAGGTTTTAAGGTAGAACCGTAGGCGGCTCCTAATTTGACGGCAAATTCTGGGGTGATGTCGATATTGGCGAGTCCAGAGACGCCCCGCTGGCCAAAAAGATTGCGCTGGGCGGCGTGACCCCAGATTAAGTTGATGTTTAAAGTTGCCCCAGATTCGATATTTTTGCTGGGCCAAACTCGCACGTTGGGGCTGACTTGCGCTTCTTCTCCGACGCTTGAGAGCGCCCCAACGACGGCACCTTCTAAGACATGAGCACGCCGGTCTACTCGTACTCCTCTGGCGGTTACACAGGCTCGCAGATGGGCTTCATCGCCGACAATGACGCCATTCCAGATGATGGGGCGCTTGATGTCGGCATCAGCACCGATGGTGACGTTGTCGCCAATGACGGTGCCGGCATCGATCTGCACACGAGGGCCAATCCGGCAGTTGTTGCCAACCAGCGCCGGCGTTTCAATGTGAGCGGTGGAATCGATATAAGTGTTTTGGCCGATCCACAGTCCTACAGAACGCTCTTCGTAGGCAAAATCGAGTTTGACTTTGTTATGCAGGCCATCGTACTGGGCGGAGCGGTAAGCGTCTAGGTTCCCAACATCACACCAGTAACCTTCTGCAACGTAGCCATACATCGGCTCATTTTGTTCTAAAAGCAAGGGAAACAAATCTTTGGAAAAGTCGCTTTCTTGATTAGCTGGCAGATATTCTAAAACTTCGGGTTCTAAAATATAGATGCCGGTATTGACGGTATCGGAAAAAATTTCGCTCGTGGAAGGTTTTTCTAAAAACCGACGAATCCGGCCTTCTTTATCAGTAATCACCACGCCGAATTCAATCGGATTGGGAACGTGGGTCAGAACAATCGTGGCTTTTGACCTCTTTTGTTTGTGATACTGAATCGCGGCGGCTAAATTAAAGTCGGTGATGCTGTCACCGCTAATAACTAAAAAGGTTTGGTCGAGCAGTTCTGCAATATTCTTAACGCAGCCGGCAGTTCCTAATGGTTGATCTTCCTCTACGGCGTAGGTCATCTGCACGCCAAAGTCGCTGCCATCTTGGAAGTAGTCACGCATGACATCTGGCAAATAGTGCAGTGTCGCAATAATTTCTGTAATATTGTGCCTTCTGAGAAGATTGATGATATGTTCAGCAATCGGTCGATTCAGGATAGGCACCATCGGTTTGGGCAGATCGCAAGTCAGCGGTCTCAGCCGCGTTCCTGAGCCTCCAGCCATTAGCACTGCTCGCATAATTCCTCCTTAGCTGTTTAGCACGCTTCATTAAATCGTGGCGAATTCTGCGCGTTCGGATGGTCGATCTCTAGTCTCCATCTGAGGTAGAACTCTAGGCTCCTACTCAGATCCGCTCTTGCCTCAGAATAGGTTGGCTTTTACAGCCGCTCCTCAATATAGATTATCGGTTGAATCTACAGCCGTTGTGGGGACGAGATTTTGCCAATGTGTAACAGGATGAATCAGATCATGCTTAATCTTTAATATTTATTAAACACCAGTCGGGGTTTACTGTGGCACAGTTGCGCGTTGAAAGCACTAGAGTTGCTGGGCATTGAACAACGCCGAACCTTTGTAAAAGGATAGGGCGGTGTAAAGTTTTCCGGTTTGGGAATAAGACCAAGGCAGACGGGTGGGTAAACTGGATAAACTAGAACTGAAGCTAAGCTTCTTTGAAGGGTCGCTAGAATTCGCTTGTTAGCGTACCTGAACGGAAACAGAAGGCCAGTACCGGCCCGCAGGTCAATCCGCGTAGTCACGCTATTGCAGCGAAGGGTTTGAGCCGGGTTCGCTGTGATCTACTCTTACCCTAATGGTCAGATTCGGCTTGATGTTTTCAATCTTAATTTCTTTAGTCATTTTGGGAATAGATTGTAATTATGGGTCAGTTTATCTTTTTCGCCTTGCTAGTAGGTTATGGAGTGGGGATGTGGAAGTTTTGGAAGGGGTTTGAGCGCACAAATTTTGATCGCACGCTACCCAAC
Above is a genomic segment from Microcoleus sp. FACHB-68 containing:
- the raiA gene encoding ribosome-associated translation inhibitor RaiA, which gives rise to MKLVIHGKNIEITDAIREYVNQKIEKAVSHFQNLTMEVDVHLSVARNPRITPNQAAEVTIYANGTVIRAEESSETLYASIDLVADKIARQLRKYKEKRHEQKTNVQPTASVEVPEQEQVVADLIGDRTAELPSEVVRTKYFAMPAMTIAEALEQLQVIDHDFYMFRNAESGEINVIYERKHHGGYGVIQPRNGNGHTNGKNGKTAHSNSASPEKSKSGQV
- a CDS encoding mannose-1-phosphate guanyltransferase, yielding MRAVLMAGGSGTRLRPLTCDLPKPMVPILNRPIAEHIINLLRRHNITEIIATLHYLPDVMRDYFQDGSDFGVQMTYAVEEDQPLGTAGCVKNIAELLDQTFLVISGDSITDFNLAAAIQYHKQKRSKATIVLTHVPNPIEFGVVITDKEGRIRRFLEKPSTSEIFSDTVNTGIYILEPEVLEYLPANQESDFSKDLFPLLLEQNEPMYGYVAEGYWCDVGNLDAYRSAQYDGLHNKVKLDFAYEERSVGLWIGQNTYIDSTAHIETPALVGNNCRIGPRVQIDAGTVIGDNVTIGADADIKRPIIWNGVIVGDEAHLRACVTARGVRVDRRAHVLEGAVVGALSSVGEEAQVSPNVRVWPSKNIESGATLNINLIWGHAAQRNLFGQRGVSGLANIDITPEFAVKLGAAYGSTLKPGANVAVSRDQRSISRMVSRSLIAGLMSVGTNIQNLEATAIPVTRTVVPTLSVAGGIHVRVHPDRADSLLIEFFDENGINITKAREKKIEGAYFKEDFRRAQIHEIGHMAYPSQVIDLYSTAFEKNLNTEAIHHSRAKVVIDYVYAVSGAVLPQLLAKFGCDAVVLNASLNQSAPSTDDRESLLIQLGHVVEALRANFGVQVSANGEQLILVDESGSPIRGEMLTAMMVNMILTANPRAAVVVPIHTSSAVEQIARRHDGRVIRTKANPTALMEACQMNPNVVLGGSGEMGFIFPQLHPGFDAMFCIAKLIEMLRLQERSLAQIRSELPRVVHRSYTMRCPWTIKGALMRHLVEIHSTDSLELVDGVKVFDRIRDNWVLILPDAGEPLVHIFANSNSPEWVDETLRNYRNRIQVFIEQES
- a CDS encoding single-stranded DNA-binding protein, giving the protein MNSCILMAEIIQDPQLRYTPDNQIPIAEMLVQFPGSRAEDPPATLKVVGWGNLAQEIQERYHQGDRVVIEGRLNMNTIDRPEGFKEKRAELTAQRIHSLGANADFTAPAAPASAPSNVVPLGSRTPATPAPRWSDAPTGGESKPSWQQSPAANPQTPPPATRPASTPPSAESDSDSSLDEIPF
- the lipB gene encoding lipoyl(octanoyl) transferase LipB gives rise to the protein MDSTIFSISTEHPEPHPSRCWLYNEAQVPYSVAWRWQQSLVAARRDNPELEDVLILLEHPPVYTLGQGASLDFLKFDPTGTEFEVHRVERGGEVTYHCPGQLVGYPILNLRRHRQDLHWYLRQLEEVLIQVLETYGLKGERVAGFTGVWVEGRKVAAIGIKVSRWITMHGFALNVCPSLKGFERIVPCGISDKPVGSLAQFIPGIELDSVRQDVAAGFARVFNLQLIEQQARDQLF